A genomic region of Pseudomonas sp. RSB 5.4 contains the following coding sequences:
- a CDS encoding Mpo1-like protein, producing the protein MKSLVDHLSQYAAYHRDPRNIASHFIGIPLIVVAVAVLLSRPEWSLGGLWLSPAVLLALASAWFYLRLEVKLGVLMTVLMGLSVWAGHTLAQQSTMVWLSSGLAMFVIGWVIQFVGHHYEGRKPAFVDDVSGLIVGPLFVVAEVAFLLGMRHELKEQIEARAGVVRVNPNRAAV; encoded by the coding sequence ATGAAAAGCCTCGTCGACCATCTCAGTCAATACGCCGCCTACCACCGCGACCCGCGCAACATCGCCAGCCACTTTATCGGCATTCCGCTGATCGTGGTGGCGGTGGCGGTGTTGTTGTCGCGACCAGAGTGGTCGCTGGGCGGCTTGTGGCTATCGCCGGCGGTGCTGCTGGCACTGGCGTCGGCGTGGTTCTACCTGCGCCTGGAAGTGAAACTCGGCGTGTTGATGACGGTGCTGATGGGCCTGTCGGTCTGGGCCGGGCACACGCTGGCGCAGCAGAGCACCATGGTCTGGCTGAGCAGTGGGCTGGCGATGTTTGTGATTGGCTGGGTGATCCAGTTTGTCGGGCACCACTACGAGGGGCGCAAACCGGCGTTTGTCGATGACGTGAGCGGGTTGATCGTCGGGCCGTTGTTTGTAGTGGCGGAAGTGGCTTTCCTGCTCGGCATGCGCCATGAGTTGAAAGAGCAGATCGAGGCGCGGGCGGGGGTGGTGCGGGTCAATCCGAATCGCGCGGCTGTATAG
- a CDS encoding AraC family transcriptional regulator — MKEPTSLASWTRALRKQLDALGLDSLGLCQQAGLDPQLMDDPNARYPLSGTTRLWQLAVQFSGDPAIGLRVSRFVSPTTFHALGYALVASGSLREVFERIVRYHPVVSDALELELSRSDDRYLFRLKIPSGNPAPAFEAIDAFAAIYVRTCRNRLGRDYAPLAVYLRRPEPSDAHQWHKVFRAPVHFSCAEDRLEFALADFDSHLDDANPELAEHNEAVLKRTLAQLKPLTWERKVRDAIEEQLPEGEPSAERIAQALHLSLRSLQRHLADEGCRFDTLLNESRENLALLHLRDPQCSLSEVSYLLGFADTSSFSRAFKRWTGMTPGQFRDQLR, encoded by the coding sequence ATGAAGGAACCGACTTCTCTCGCCAGCTGGACCCGTGCCTTGCGCAAGCAACTCGATGCGCTGGGGCTGGACAGTCTCGGCCTGTGCCAGCAGGCCGGGCTCGACCCGCAGTTGATGGACGACCCGAACGCGCGTTATCCGTTGTCCGGCACCACGCGCCTGTGGCAACTGGCGGTGCAGTTCAGCGGGGATCCGGCGATCGGCCTGCGAGTGTCGCGCTTCGTCAGCCCGACCACGTTCCACGCGCTCGGTTACGCGCTGGTGGCCAGCGGCAGCCTGCGTGAGGTATTCGAGCGCATCGTGCGTTATCACCCGGTGGTCAGCGATGCGCTGGAACTGGAACTGAGCCGCAGCGATGACCGTTACCTGTTCCGTCTGAAAATTCCGTCAGGCAATCCGGCGCCGGCCTTCGAAGCCATCGACGCGTTTGCCGCGATCTACGTGCGCACCTGCCGCAATCGCCTGGGTCGCGATTACGCGCCGCTGGCGGTGTACCTGCGCCGCCCGGAACCGTCCGATGCACATCAGTGGCACAAGGTGTTCCGCGCCCCGGTGCATTTCTCCTGCGCCGAAGATCGCCTGGAGTTCGCCCTCGCCGACTTCGACAGCCACCTCGACGACGCCAACCCGGAATTGGCCGAACACAACGAAGCGGTGCTCAAGCGCACCCTGGCCCAGCTCAAACCGCTGACCTGGGAGCGTAAGGTGCGCGATGCCATCGAGGAACAACTGCCCGAAGGCGAACCCAGCGCCGAACGCATTGCTCAAGCCTTGCACCTGAGCCTGCGCAGCCTGCAACGGCACTTGGCGGATGAAGGCTGTCGCTTCGACACGCTGCTCAACGAGAGCCGCGAAAACCTCGCGCTGCTGCACCTGCGCGATCCACAGTGTTCGTTGAGTGAAGTCAGCTACCTGCTGGGGTTTGCCGACACCAGCAGCTTCAGCCGCGCGTTCAAGCGCTGGACCGGGATGACGCCGGGGCAGTTTCGCGATCAGCTGCGCTGA
- the cysW gene encoding sulfate ABC transporter permease subunit CysW, translated as MSQSSIAAASSANAARRGSATSRRVLIGLGWLIFFLFLVLPLFIVVSQGLKNGLGAFFTAIFEPDALSALKLTVIAVLISVPLNLVFGVSAAWCVSKYSFRGKSMLVTLIDLPFSVSPVIAGLVYVLMFGAQGLFGPWLQDHDIQIVFALPGIVLATIFVTVPFVARELIPLMQEQGTQEEEAARLLGANGWQMFWHVTVPNIKWGLIYGVVLCTARAMGEFGAVSVVSGHIRGVTNTLPLHVEILYNEYNHVAAFAVASLLLILALFILLLKQWSENRINRLRASAAEE; from the coding sequence ATGTCCCAATCGTCTATTGCGGCCGCGTCCTCGGCCAACGCTGCACGCCGTGGCAGTGCTACGTCACGGCGCGTGCTGATCGGTCTCGGCTGGCTGATCTTTTTCCTGTTTCTGGTGTTGCCGCTGTTCATCGTGGTGTCGCAGGGTTTGAAGAACGGCCTCGGCGCGTTCTTCACCGCGATCTTTGAACCGGACGCCTTGTCGGCGCTGAAACTCACAGTGATCGCCGTGCTGATCTCGGTGCCGCTGAACCTGGTGTTCGGGGTCAGCGCCGCGTGGTGCGTGAGCAAGTATTCGTTCCGTGGCAAGAGCATGCTGGTGACGCTGATCGACCTGCCGTTCTCGGTGTCGCCGGTGATCGCCGGTCTGGTCTACGTGTTGATGTTCGGCGCTCAGGGCCTGTTCGGGCCGTGGCTGCAGGATCACGATATCCAGATCGTCTTCGCCCTGCCGGGCATTGTGCTGGCGACGATCTTCGTTACCGTGCCGTTCGTGGCCCGTGAGCTGATTCCGCTGATGCAGGAACAAGGCACGCAGGAAGAAGAAGCCGCGCGGCTGCTCGGCGCCAATGGCTGGCAGATGTTCTGGCATGTCACCGTCCCCAACATCAAGTGGGGCCTGATCTATGGCGTGGTGCTGTGTACCGCGCGGGCCATGGGTGAATTCGGTGCGGTGTCGGTGGTCTCCGGGCACATTCGCGGGGTGACCAACACCTTGCCGCTGCACGTCGAGATCCTCTACAACGAATACAACCACGTGGCCGCGTTCGCCGTGGCGAGCCTGTTGCTGATCCTGGCGCTCTTCATCCTGCTGCTCAAGCAGTGGAGCGAAAACCGTATCAACCGCCTGCGCGCCAGCGCCGCGGAGGAATAA
- a CDS encoding heavy metal response regulator transcription factor yields the protein MRLLVVEDEAKTANFLAKGLGESGFAVDVALNGLDGRYFIEQQEYDLIILDVMLPGLNGWQLLQLIRQRGATPVLFLTAKDAIEDRVRGLELGADDYLLKPFAFAELLARVRTLLRRGPLREAESYSIADLEIDVLRRRVSRGGQRIALTNKEFALLQLLASRQGEVLSRTLIASQVWNLNFDSDTNMVEVAVRRLRAKVDDPYMPKLIHTVRGVGYQLEAPDDAL from the coding sequence ATGCGTTTGCTGGTCGTAGAAGATGAAGCCAAAACCGCGAATTTCCTGGCCAAGGGCCTGGGCGAGTCGGGTTTTGCCGTGGACGTGGCGCTCAATGGTCTCGATGGGCGCTATTTCATCGAGCAGCAGGAATATGACCTGATCATCCTCGACGTGATGCTGCCGGGCCTCAATGGCTGGCAGCTGCTGCAACTGATCCGCCAGCGCGGCGCCACCCCGGTGTTGTTCCTGACCGCCAAGGACGCCATCGAAGACCGCGTGCGCGGCCTCGAATTGGGCGCCGATGATTACCTGCTCAAACCCTTCGCCTTCGCCGAACTGCTCGCGCGGGTGCGCACGTTGCTGCGGCGCGGGCCGCTGCGCGAGGCCGAGTCCTACAGCATCGCCGACCTGGAAATCGACGTGCTACGGCGTCGGGTCAGTCGCGGCGGTCAGCGCATTGCCCTGACCAACAAGGAATTTGCCTTGCTGCAATTGCTCGCGAGCCGTCAGGGCGAAGTGCTGTCGCGCACGCTGATCGCCTCGCAGGTGTGGAACCTGAATTTCGACAGCGACACCAACATGGTCGAAGTGGCGGTGCGGCGTTTGCGAGCCAAGGTCGATGACCCGTACATGCCGAAACTGATCCATACCGTGCGCGGCGTTGGCTATCAACTGGAAGCGCCGGACGATGCGCTCTAA
- a CDS encoding Crp/Fnr family transcriptional regulator, protein MDKRSRLLTGQWFSHLPASFQDSLLAAARERRLTAGQRLFQRGDPPCGLYAVLDGAIRIGAVSEQGKEALLSLVEAPHWFGEICLFDGQPRTHDAYAVGPCTLLNIPQATLLKILDEQPVYWRHLALLMSHKLRLTFINLEQLSLLPAPARLAHRLLMIAEGYGEIDAPRRVLQLPQEQLASMLSLSRQTTNQILKDLQGQGIIGLGYGEIEILDAERLRALATL, encoded by the coding sequence ATGGATAAGCGTTCACGGCTGCTGACCGGGCAATGGTTCAGTCATCTGCCGGCATCCTTTCAGGATAGTCTGCTGGCGGCGGCTCGGGAGCGGCGGCTGACGGCGGGGCAGCGCTTGTTCCAGCGCGGTGATCCGCCTTGCGGGTTGTACGCGGTGCTCGACGGCGCGATCCGGATCGGGGCGGTGAGTGAGCAGGGCAAGGAGGCGTTGCTGAGCCTGGTCGAGGCACCGCACTGGTTCGGCGAAATCTGCCTGTTCGATGGCCAGCCACGCACTCACGATGCTTACGCGGTCGGGCCGTGCACCCTGCTGAATATTCCGCAGGCCACGCTGCTGAAAATTCTCGATGAACAGCCGGTGTATTGGCGGCACTTGGCGTTGCTGATGAGCCACAAACTGCGCCTGACCTTTATCAATCTCGAACAGTTGAGCCTGCTGCCGGCCCCGGCTCGCCTGGCCCATCGCTTGCTGATGATCGCCGAGGGCTACGGTGAAATCGATGCGCCACGCCGGGTCCTGCAACTGCCGCAGGAACAGCTGGCGTCGATGTTGTCGCTGTCGCGCCAGACCACCAACCAGATCCTCAAGGATCTGCAGGGGCAGGGGATTATCGGGCTGGGGTATGGCGAGATCGAGATTCTCGATGCCGAGCGATTGCGGGCGCTGGCCACACTCTAA
- a CDS encoding heavy metal sensor histidine kinase produces MRSKSIAWRLALAFAIVCALVLSVIGVFLYRSLASEIAYRDDLALLGRLEQVRALLADSDSLGALQARPRLYQNMLGNLDSLLLVRRADGSNVIAINPRQRELPPLSAIAREQTPQRRDVLTWQAPDGAELALLSGDAQGPNGEPLTVIAGKVLTEREQMLASYRLRLYLAVGLGALLAFALGLVLLRRGLQPLRQLSAAVRGIDLRSLDQRLPASGTPAELLEPVQALNGMLARLDDSVQRLSQFSADLAHEIRTPLHTLLASNGQALNHPRSTAEYQELLASNMEEFERLKRMAENLMFLARAEQAERALDLQTLDLHSVGSELCDYFEALADDRQLHLENQLHGELLADQQLLQRALGNLLANAVRHADEGTLISLRRRDEPGVCWLQVHNHGPVIAPEHLGKLFDRFYRVDPSRAQPGDSGGLGLAIVQSIMQLHGGRVRVSSDVTGTVFELGFEVI; encoded by the coding sequence ATGCGCTCTAAGTCGATCGCCTGGCGCCTGGCGCTGGCGTTCGCGATTGTTTGCGCGTTGGTGTTGAGCGTGATTGGCGTGTTTCTCTACCGCTCGCTGGCCTCGGAAATCGCCTACCGCGACGACCTCGCGTTGCTCGGTCGACTGGAGCAGGTGCGCGCCTTGCTCGCCGACAGCGACAGCCTCGGTGCCTTGCAGGCGCGGCCACGGCTGTACCAAAACATGCTCGGTAACCTCGACAGCCTGTTGCTGGTGCGGCGGGCCGATGGCTCGAACGTGATCGCGATCAACCCGCGCCAGCGCGAGCTGCCGCCATTGAGCGCAATCGCGCGCGAGCAAACGCCGCAGCGTCGCGATGTGCTGACCTGGCAAGCGCCGGACGGCGCCGAGCTGGCGCTGTTGTCCGGTGACGCCCAAGGGCCGAACGGCGAACCGCTGACGGTGATCGCCGGCAAGGTGCTCACTGAACGTGAACAGATGCTCGCCAGTTATCGCTTGCGCTTGTATCTGGCCGTCGGGCTGGGCGCGTTGCTGGCGTTCGCGCTGGGCCTGGTGCTGCTGCGCCGTGGTCTGCAACCGTTGCGCCAGTTGAGCGCGGCGGTGCGCGGCATTGATCTGCGCAGCCTCGACCAGCGTCTGCCCGCCAGCGGCACCCCCGCCGAACTGCTCGAACCGGTGCAGGCGCTCAACGGCATGCTCGCGCGACTGGACGACAGCGTGCAGCGGCTGTCGCAGTTTTCCGCCGATCTGGCCCACGAGATCCGCACCCCGTTGCACACCTTGCTCGCCAGCAACGGCCAGGCGCTGAACCACCCGCGCAGCACGGCGGAGTATCAGGAGCTGCTGGCCTCGAACATGGAAGAGTTCGAACGCCTCAAGCGCATGGCCGAGAACCTGATGTTCCTTGCTCGCGCCGAACAGGCAGAGCGCGCGCTCGACTTGCAAACGCTGGATCTGCACAGCGTCGGCAGCGAGCTGTGCGATTACTTCGAAGCCCTGGCCGATGATCGCCAGTTGCACCTGGAAAACCAGCTGCACGGCGAACTGTTGGCCGACCAGCAACTGCTGCAGCGCGCCCTCGGTAATCTGCTGGCCAACGCGGTGCGTCACGCCGATGAAGGCACGCTGATCAGCCTGCGCCGCCGCGATGAGCCGGGCGTGTGCTGGTTGCAGGTACACAACCACGGTCCGGTGATCGCGCCAGAACATCTGGGCAAACTGTTCGACCGCTTCTATCGCGTCGACCCTTCACGGGCGCAGCCTGGGGACTCGGGTGGGCTGGGGCTGGCGATTGTGCAATCGATCATGCAATTGCATGGCGGGCGGGTGCGGGTGAGCAGTGATGTCACTGGGACTGTGTTTGAGCTGGGTTTTGAGGTGATCTGA
- a CDS encoding heme-binding protein: MTVKYLAASLALGLSVSVFAAPGLPRHADLDLKTARLLADTALSNCTATVSVLDRGGNLLVTLRGDGIGPHNTAASQRKAYTALSTKTPTRLFAERARSNPETANLNTLDELLLLGGGIPLFAADELVGAMGVAGSGGGEQDESCAIKAAEKAGLTLTRSQ; this comes from the coding sequence ATGACCGTCAAATACCTTGCAGCGAGCCTCGCCCTCGGCCTCAGCGTCAGTGTTTTCGCCGCCCCTGGACTGCCACGCCACGCTGACCTCGATCTGAAAACCGCACGCCTGCTGGCCGACACCGCGTTGAGCAATTGCACAGCCACGGTATCGGTGCTCGACCGTGGCGGCAACTTGCTGGTGACCCTGCGCGGCGACGGCATCGGCCCGCACAACACCGCTGCCAGCCAGCGCAAGGCCTACACCGCGCTGTCGACGAAAACCCCGACCCGGCTGTTCGCCGAGCGCGCCCGCAGCAATCCGGAGACCGCCAACCTCAACACCCTCGATGAGCTGCTGTTGCTCGGCGGCGGGATCCCGTTATTCGCCGCTGATGAACTGGTCGGCGCCATGGGCGTGGCCGGCTCCGGCGGCGGCGAGCAAGACGAAAGCTGTGCCATCAAGGCCGCCGAAAAGGCCGGCCTTACCCTGACCCGTTCCCAATAA
- the uraH gene encoding hydroxyisourate hydrolase — translation MTTLRMTFAALGLSAFSSLALAAGNPLSVHVLNLENGLPSPGVNVTLEKHVGQNWQPLAQGTTNEQGRIAELFPAKQPFEAGEYRVVFKTGEYFEKNKRETFFPEIPVIFQVKQTDQHYHIPLLLSPYGFSTYRGS, via the coding sequence ATGACCACCCTGCGCATGACCTTCGCCGCACTCGGCCTGAGTGCCTTCTCCAGCCTGGCGCTGGCCGCCGGCAACCCGCTGAGCGTGCACGTGCTCAACCTGGAAAACGGCCTGCCCTCGCCGGGCGTCAACGTGACCCTGGAAAAACACGTCGGCCAGAACTGGCAGCCACTGGCCCAGGGCACCACCAATGAACAGGGGCGCATCGCCGAACTGTTCCCGGCCAAACAGCCTTTCGAGGCAGGCGAATACCGGGTGGTGTTCAAGACCGGCGAGTATTTCGAGAAGAACAAGCGCGAGACGTTTTTCCCGGAGATTCCGGTGATTTTCCAAGTGAAGCAGACTGACCAGCACTACCACATCCCGCTGCTGCTCAGCCCTTACGGGTTCTCGACCTATCGCGGCTCGTAA
- a CDS encoding sulfate ABC transporter ATP-binding protein, with protein sequence MSIEVRNVSKNFNAFKALDNISLDIHSGELVALLGPSGCGKTTLLRIIAGLETPDQGNIVFHGEDVSGHDVRDRNVGFVFQHYALFRHMTVFDNVAFGLRMKPKNQRPSESQIATKVHELLNMVQLDWLADRYPEQLSGGQRQRIALARALAVEPKVLLLDEPFGALDAKVRKELRRWLARLHEDINLTSVFVTHDQEEAMEVADRIVVMNKGVIEQIGSPGDVYENPASDFVYHFLGDSNRLLLSDDNHVLFRPHEVSLSKHELEDHHAAEVRDIRPLGATTRVTLKVEGQTDLIEAEVVKDHDSLIGLAKGETLFFKPKVWQKVASL encoded by the coding sequence ATGTCGATCGAAGTGCGTAACGTCAGCAAGAATTTCAATGCGTTCAAGGCGCTGGACAACATCAGCCTGGACATCCACAGCGGTGAACTGGTGGCGCTGCTCGGCCCGTCCGGCTGCGGCAAGACCACGCTGTTACGGATCATCGCCGGCCTGGAAACCCCGGATCAGGGCAACATCGTGTTTCACGGCGAAGACGTCTCCGGCCACGACGTACGTGATCGCAACGTCGGTTTCGTGTTCCAGCACTACGCCTTGTTCCGGCATATGACGGTGTTCGACAACGTCGCGTTCGGCCTGCGCATGAAACCGAAAAACCAGCGCCCGAGCGAAAGCCAGATCGCGACCAAGGTTCACGAACTGCTGAACATGGTGCAACTGGACTGGCTGGCGGATCGCTACCCGGAGCAACTGTCCGGCGGTCAGCGTCAGCGTATCGCCCTGGCCCGTGCCTTGGCGGTGGAACCGAAAGTGCTGCTGCTCGACGAACCGTTCGGCGCGCTCGACGCCAAGGTGCGTAAAGAGCTGCGCCGCTGGCTCGCACGCCTGCACGAAGACATCAACCTGACCTCGGTATTCGTGACCCACGACCAGGAAGAAGCGATGGAAGTCGCCGACCGTATCGTGGTGATGAACAAGGGCGTGATCGAGCAGATCGGCTCGCCGGGCGACGTCTACGAAAACCCGGCCAGCGATTTCGTTTATCACTTCCTCGGTGATTCGAACCGCTTGCTGCTCAGCGACGACAACCATGTGCTGTTCCGTCCGCACGAAGTGTCGTTGTCCAAGCATGAGCTGGAAGATCACCACGCCGCTGAAGTGCGTGATATTCGCCCGTTGGGTGCGACCACGCGAGTGACGTTGAAGGTGGAAGGGCAGACCGATCTGATCGAGGCCGAAGTGGTGAAAGACCACGACAGCCTGATTGGTCTGGCCAAGGGTGAAACGCTGTTCTTCAAGCCGAAGGTCTGGCAGAAAGTCGCCAGTCTTTAA